From one Nonomuraea polychroma genomic stretch:
- a CDS encoding ABC transporter permease encodes MTGPGLTWRRLMGGSPGAGRAGIVLLTAIVAFCGLTPVLSPHDPYLPDPALALLPPAPRHWLGTDQLGRDLLTRTAAAGMVSLLTAFAITAITTALGTLAGTVAGLAGGLPERLLRHAATVALALPGLTLALALAGVLPPGPGTMVAALVPLGWVNCGLVAHTATRRLAGSDFVLATRALGASPSYLLRRTIAPHIAGPVLTVATADFARTLIAATSLSFLGIGLPPPVTDWGGLVSDAVPLLIAAPRLAIAPALALAVTGVAVTLIVDARRLS; translated from the coding sequence ATGACCGGACCCGGCCTCACCTGGCGCCGGCTCATGGGTGGATCACCCGGGGCGGGCCGCGCGGGGATCGTGCTTTTGACGGCGATCGTGGCGTTCTGCGGCCTGACCCCGGTCCTGTCCCCCCACGACCCGTACCTGCCGGATCCCGCGCTCGCCCTGCTGCCACCCGCTCCCCGGCACTGGCTCGGCACCGACCAGCTCGGCCGCGACCTGCTCACCAGGACCGCAGCGGCAGGCATGGTCTCCTTGCTGACCGCGTTCGCCATCACGGCGATCACCACGGCGCTCGGCACCCTGGCCGGCACCGTGGCCGGGCTGGCCGGCGGGTTGCCGGAGCGGCTGCTGCGGCACGCGGCCACGGTCGCACTCGCCCTGCCCGGCCTCACGCTCGCCCTGGCGCTGGCGGGCGTGCTGCCGCCAGGACCCGGCACGATGGTGGCCGCGCTCGTCCCGCTCGGCTGGGTGAACTGCGGCCTCGTCGCCCACACCGCCACCCGGCGCCTGGCCGGCTCGGACTTCGTCCTGGCCACCCGCGCCCTCGGCGCCTCCCCGTCCTACCTGCTGCGCCGCACCATCGCACCGCACATCGCCGGGCCGGTGCTCACGGTCGCCACCGCGGACTTCGCCCGTACGCTGATCGCGGCCACCTCGCTGAGCTTCCTCGGCATCGGCCTGCCCCCGCCGGTGACCGACTGGGGCGGTCTGGTGAGCGACGCCGTGCCTCTGCTGATCGCCGCCCCTCGTCTGGCGATCGCCCCCGCCCTCGCCCTGGCGGTCACGGGCGTGGCCGTCACTCTGATCGTGGACGCCCGCCGGCTCAGTTAG
- a CDS encoding cytochrome P450 — protein sequence MTVDDRFSQDFREARGDEPYGTRNEIITGPVSDWATDFSHVEPEWAADPYPIQDDLRQRCPIAHTGRFGGGWLPTRYEDVAAIAYDTERFSSRSIIMSNFRPPRELAPVGGTPPISSDPPFHHDARKLLLPAFTKSAVAKREAATRAFCHELIDALEGQEVVDAAADYAQHIPMRVISDMLGFPPEDGPRFREFIENALEGVNLPPEERIKRMGQLFDYLLAQIRDHVDHPRDDLTTYLINAELYGRKLAPDHVAGTMALLLIAGIDTTWSAIGASLWHLARTPADRERLVAEPGLLPTAMEELLRVYAPVTMARLVKEDMRWNGVDMKADDWVLLSFPAANRDPAQFERAGEVVIDRQVNRHVAFGLGIHRCVGSHLARMELRVALEVWLQRIPAFTLADPSAVTWAAGQVRGPRTLPLRLG from the coding sequence ATGACCGTCGACGACCGCTTCAGCCAGGACTTCCGGGAGGCGCGCGGGGACGAGCCGTACGGCACCCGCAACGAGATCATCACCGGCCCGGTCTCGGACTGGGCGACGGATTTCTCGCACGTCGAGCCCGAGTGGGCGGCCGACCCGTACCCCATCCAGGACGACCTGCGGCAGCGCTGCCCGATCGCGCACACCGGGCGGTTCGGCGGCGGCTGGCTGCCGACGCGCTACGAGGATGTCGCGGCCATCGCGTACGACACCGAGCGCTTCTCGTCGCGGTCGATCATCATGAGCAACTTCCGGCCGCCGCGTGAGCTGGCCCCGGTGGGCGGCACGCCGCCGATCTCGTCCGACCCGCCGTTCCACCACGACGCCCGCAAGCTCCTGTTGCCGGCGTTCACCAAGAGCGCGGTCGCCAAGCGGGAGGCGGCGACCCGGGCGTTCTGCCACGAGCTCATCGACGCGCTGGAGGGGCAGGAGGTGGTCGACGCCGCCGCCGATTACGCCCAGCACATCCCGATGCGCGTCATCTCCGACATGCTGGGCTTCCCGCCCGAGGATGGGCCGCGTTTCCGCGAGTTCATCGAGAACGCCCTCGAAGGCGTCAACCTGCCGCCCGAGGAGCGCATCAAGCGGATGGGGCAACTGTTCGACTACCTCTTGGCCCAGATCCGCGACCATGTGGACCACCCGCGCGACGACCTGACGACGTATTTGATCAACGCTGAGCTGTACGGCAGGAAGCTCGCCCCCGACCATGTCGCCGGCACGATGGCGCTGCTGCTCATCGCCGGCATCGACACGACGTGGAGCGCCATCGGGGCGTCGCTGTGGCACCTGGCCAGGACCCCTGCCGATCGGGAGCGCCTGGTCGCCGAGCCGGGGTTGCTGCCGACCGCGATGGAGGAGCTGCTGCGCGTGTACGCGCCGGTGACGATGGCGCGGCTGGTCAAGGAGGACATGCGCTGGAACGGCGTGGACATGAAGGCCGACGATTGGGTGCTGCTGTCGTTCCCGGCGGCCAACCGCGACCCTGCGCAGTTCGAGCGGGCGGGTGAGGTGGTCATCGACCGCCAGGTCAACCGCCATGTCGCCTTCGGCCTGGGCATCCACCGCTGCGTGGGCTCCCACCTGGCCCGCATGGAGCTGCGGGTCGCGCTGGAGGTCTGGCTGCAGCGCATCCCGGCCTTCACCCTGGCCGACCCCTCGGCGGTGACCTGGGCGGCGGGCCAGGTCCGCGGCCCGCGCACCCTGCCCCTCCGCCTCGGCTGA
- a CDS encoding ferredoxin — MKVKIDPERCQGHGRCYDLAPGLFGEDEEGYGQVVGDGVVPPEEEQAARLAAANCPERAIEIL; from the coding sequence GTGAAAGTGAAGATCGACCCCGAGCGTTGCCAGGGACACGGCCGCTGCTACGACCTCGCGCCGGGCCTGTTCGGCGAGGACGAAGAGGGCTACGGGCAGGTGGTCGGCGACGGTGTCGTGCCGCCGGAGGAGGAGCAGGCGGCCCGCCTGGCTGCGGCCAACTGCCCCGAACGCGCGATCGAGATCCTCTAG
- a CDS encoding TetR/AcrR family transcriptional regulator, translated as MGRIAGVTAAETRERLLRAAAEVFAERGYDGTRVADIAAAAGVSNGALYAHFGSKADLIVAALRAHGPRLLADLFAADPDRSITDLLLVVGRWLPRRREACGYLIVEALVAARRDEDVARPMRDYMGERADWLSALVRVAQNDGELDPALSPDALVHFCMLLAMGSALVPPDLHAVDDREWTALLTRVVRAFAPPPAP; from the coding sequence ATGGGGCGGATCGCAGGCGTCACCGCCGCCGAGACCCGCGAGCGGCTGCTGCGGGCGGCCGCCGAGGTGTTCGCCGAGCGCGGCTACGACGGCACGCGCGTGGCCGACATCGCCGCGGCCGCGGGGGTGAGCAACGGCGCCTTGTACGCGCACTTCGGCTCCAAGGCCGATCTCATCGTGGCGGCGCTGCGCGCTCACGGGCCGCGGCTGCTGGCCGACCTGTTCGCCGCCGACCCGGACCGGTCCATCACCGACCTGCTCCTCGTCGTCGGCCGCTGGTTGCCCCGCCGCCGCGAGGCCTGCGGTTACCTCATCGTCGAGGCGCTCGTCGCGGCCCGCCGCGACGAGGACGTCGCCCGGCCGATGCGCGACTACATGGGCGAGCGCGCCGACTGGCTGTCCGCGCTCGTACGGGTCGCCCAGAACGACGGCGAGCTCGACCCCGCGCTGTCGCCGGACGCGCTCGTCCACTTCTGCATGCTGCTGGCGATGGGCAGCGCGCTCGTGCCACCCGACCTGCACGCGGTCGACGACCGGGAGTGGACGGCGTTGCTCACCCGGGTCGTCCGCGCCTTCGCCCCCCCGCCGGCACCATAG
- a CDS encoding TniQ family protein, whose translation MTVGLPRRRRLALVVEPQAGESFASWADRMAVRNGCPVWMIAEALGLDVRASSDVRSLAYGVVVTSETCRAIGAATGVSAEVVRGMHLEVFDGSAVDLAGVRVGKRTQSAWQRAVSGCSSSAASMSSATYATSSPSPPDTPPASAAAN comes from the coding sequence ATGACAGTTGGCCTCCCTCGGCGGCGACGTCTGGCACTGGTGGTTGAGCCGCAGGCGGGTGAATCGTTCGCCTCTTGGGCTGATCGGATGGCGGTACGCAACGGATGTCCGGTGTGGATGATCGCCGAGGCGTTAGGGCTGGATGTACGTGCGTCAAGCGATGTCCGTTCACTGGCGTACGGCGTTGTTGTGACGTCGGAGACCTGCAGGGCGATCGGGGCTGCCACAGGCGTGAGTGCCGAGGTCGTGCGTGGGATGCACCTGGAGGTGTTCGACGGCTCGGCTGTGGATCTGGCAGGTGTCCGCGTGGGGAAAAGGACTCAGTCCGCCTGGCAGAGGGCCGTGAGTGGGTGCAGTTCTTCGGCAGCTTCCATGAGTTCTGCCACCTACGCGACCAGCTCGCCCTCACCGCCGGATACTCCGCCCGCGAGCGCTGCCGCGAACTGA
- a CDS encoding class I SAM-dependent methyltransferase: protein MARMPTMPEDHVETAHPSRFNDYDSIAEGYTAENETSLLNAYYERPAMLELAGDVTGRRILDAGCGSGPLFAELRDRGAIVTGIDASAGMLEMARQRLGTDADLRVADLASPLPFPNDTYDDVIASLVLHYLEDWGPTLAELRRVLRPGGRLLVSVEHPFSITLWQHMAGEKPKYFETRIRIDEWTMGGQTARMSFWDRPLHAMTEAFTEAGFRISVISEPPFVPEARELFPEEFREITGTRFLSFLFFVLEVG, encoded by the coding sequence ATGGCCCGCATGCCTACCATGCCCGAAGATCACGTTGAGACTGCACATCCGTCCCGATTCAACGACTACGACAGCATCGCCGAGGGGTACACGGCCGAGAACGAGACCAGCCTCCTGAACGCGTACTACGAGCGTCCCGCGATGCTGGAACTCGCCGGGGACGTGACCGGCCGGCGCATCCTCGACGCCGGCTGCGGCTCAGGCCCCCTGTTCGCCGAGCTGCGCGATCGAGGCGCCATCGTCACCGGCATCGACGCGAGCGCCGGGATGCTGGAGATGGCCCGACAGCGGCTGGGCACCGACGCAGACCTGCGGGTCGCCGACCTGGCCAGCCCACTGCCCTTCCCCAACGACACCTACGACGACGTCATCGCGTCGCTGGTGCTGCACTACCTGGAAGACTGGGGACCGACACTGGCCGAGCTTCGACGCGTGCTGAGGCCTGGCGGCCGACTCCTCGTCTCGGTCGAGCATCCTTTCTCCATCACCCTCTGGCAGCACATGGCCGGGGAAAAGCCCAAGTACTTCGAGACCCGTATCCGGATCGATGAATGGACCATGGGTGGGCAGACCGCCCGGATGAGCTTCTGGGACCGGCCGCTGCACGCGATGACCGAGGCCTTCACCGAGGCTGGCTTTCGCATCAGCGTCATCAGCGAACCGCCGTTTGTGCCGGAAGCCCGCGAACTGTTCCCCGAGGAGTTCCGCGAGATCACCGGCACGAGGTTCCTGAGCTTCCTGTTCTTCGTTCTAGAAGTCGGCTAA